The nucleotide sequence GGAGGGGGCTGCGCTTTGTCCGTGTACGAAGAGCGCGTGGGACGGACGCCTGCCTGCcccctgctctctgccagcagcagcagtagcatGGCTGCTGGGTGGAGGGTGAAGGTCCAAAGTCTGCTAAAGAGAGTGCAAAGCCTCCATGGTTCATGACGAATTGGATGTGCCTGGTGAGGAGAGGCTGCGCCCAGCCAAACAGGGGGATGATGGAGGGGCACATGAGGCTTTCTCTTTCAGGGAAGGTGGTTTGGGTTCCTTCCCCACTTCTCAGACTTCACTGTGATACAAACTTGAACCAATCAGTGCccaagaggaaggaaaaatgccTGACCCTTCTCCTACAGACTTTCAAGACACTGTCCTGGCTCTGACTTTGCCAAATCGTTCGTGCTGGGCACACACGTACTGTGCATCTCTTGAACCCACCCGGAGGACTCCAGGCTGTGCCGTGACTTGGTCCCTGCCGAGCAGTGCACAACGCGCTCTGGGACTATGGGACGAGTGCTCCCTGCTGCACCTGTGTCTTGCCAGCTGTGTGTTCCATCTGCGAATGATCCTGGGACACTGTCAGGCCAACTCAAGATACCAAAGGACTCTGAGGACGCAGCAGCTGGCCACAAAGCTGGCTCTGATGCCCATGACCGTGAGATGGGGGCATCCCCATCCTCGCCAGGGTACCCACGCAGAAGGGATGATCCCACACCCTGAGCTCCCAGCAGGTTCTGCACAATTCTTGCTTGATGTCTTGCTAAAATACTGACGTGGCCCCGCACGTGGGCGTGTGTCCAGAGCGCGGGCAAGGGGTGTGCGACCGCAGTGCCTTAGGGTGGGCAGCGTGCCTGCTTCCCGCAGTGCTcagccctggccctgcagcagcgaggggctctccgtgggcccTGGCCAGTGCCATGCTCAGCACCGCGGTGGCGTTTCCCTCGCTGCTTCGCTTCCCCTGCTCCCGCGCTGTTGCTGCACTGgctcctgcagggctgagccGGGGCTCTGACCCCACGAGGTCTGTGTGGTCGCCGACggcagggctggtgggggggCTGTCATCAAGCcaaactgcaaaaacaaagccCCAGGGCAAACCTGTCTGTGAATAAAGGCTGTGTCATAAATAgcttttattataattatttctaATGATGTTTTATATGGTATTTGATGTGAGCTTTTCCAGGGGCCTCATGTACATTTGCATATCAGAGTATATTCTATCCAAATATAATACTTACTCATTCAAAGTGGTACTAAGGTACTTGTGACACTTTAAGAAAAATTGCTAAtggaaagtaaaaagaaagtgtgTACAGTGGCACATCTTTCCCTCTTACTGTCCTGTGCTGTTGTCTGTCAGGGTGATGTCTGTCTGTAAATGTCTCATATCAAAGTAGCAGGAGACAAATGAGAAAGCTggatatatttgtaaataatgACAATGAATACTCCCTGGGTCAGTGTCTGCACTTCAGATCCTGCTGATGAGATCAAATGgtcaaaaaaaccacaactgagCAACGAAGTCTTATACTCCCCTGCTCCCACAGAGTGTGAAAACTCCAGCTGGTGCATTGGCTCTTCTTTGCAGCCCCTACCGACCAAAGCCAGCCACCTCCTGCTCACCACGGACATGCAAGCAAGATGCTCTGGAACAGTGCAGCACCGTGCAAGGAGTCTGGATAACCACCTAAACCCCACATGCACAAAATTCCCAGCTAAACCTGAATAGCAATAAACATATATCAAATGCTCAGGCCTGTACAATAGCTGTGGTGGtcctatttcttctttaatcACTGAAAGGAGGTGGGGAACGTACCTCTTACACCAGATTTCACAGAGAGAAGAAGCCAAAAGCTCAGGCTGCTGCTAAGAACAAGGCCATAAGAGGCAATGACTAATTACAGCTCCCAGACTAATTGTGGAGGATGGGAGCAGTGAGACAGGGATGTGACTAAGGACGGGATCATTCCTGCTCTAACGCCTCAGGAAGGGGAAGGCTCCCTGCACCCTTcttgctcccttccctctccctctggaCAGATGGGCTAAGGTGCAGCTGGATCAGGCCCCAGCAAGAGGTGGGCAGCCCCTGTCGAAGGCTCAAGCCACAGGGATGAGTTTCATCCCCAGCCTCCTTCCCTACCTCCTACTGAAGCCGTGGGCCATCCTGCCCCGATGTGTCACTCCTCCTGAGGGGTGCATGGCCTGGGCTTCAACTCTTTTTAAGGGATTTTCTGCTTCCTCTCATGGGCATGGGGCATAAAGACCTTTGCCTGTCACCCTGGCAGCACTAGGAGCGTGAGCACTGCCCGGGGCTGAACCCTCCTTGTGCATGTTTGTTACTGTCCCTGCACAagacagggaaactgaggcaggggctGAGATGCCCCTTGCAGTGGGGTCCTGCTGCCTgaccctcctctgcctcccctgcccagcacctgCAGAGGTCATGGGGCTCAGCTGGGGCTGCTTAACCCTCAGATGTGCTTCAGCTGGCACCTGGCGGGGCTTGGCCGGGCAGGGCCCTGACTGCTGGGCCCCTTCTGAGCAGTTTCTTTTATAAACCAGCAGCTTGAGAACCCccagggatttttctttctctttttcttttcttctcctccctccccccaccccaccccctcTGTCTTTTAGGAGCCTTAGTTTGGaggtgggagggctgggggtctgctgcctgcagctgtctaGGATGTAGTGCCAGGACTTCCCACTCTTCCCCTCTACTGTGCCAAGCAGGTAAGGGCACTGCACAGGgctgccccctctcccccatccctgggctggggctggggctggggctgctgcccagggctggccTCTGCCCTagggctgtgctctgccctGGGGCTCTCTGTGGCCAGAAACCACCCCAGCACCACCCTTCTCCTGTGTGGTGTCCCAGATGAAGGACCATGTCATCGCATAGTTCTGTGGTTGCCCTGGGGCTCGgttcccagcctggctgcagcaccaCTCTGCCAGCGCAAAGAAATTCcttccctgggctgcatctccgTCCGCCTCGGAGCCGCTCGCTCACCCTGCTCGGCCAGGATGACTTCTTCGAGAGCTTCAGTGGGTGCGTGgccgtggggatggggggggggggggggggggggaatgagCCCTGGTCTTGTTTTGTGCTTATCCCGAGACCCTTGTCTGAGATGGGTTTAGGTTTGTGGCTCCCAGGCTGATGGGCCTAGGCCTTCCTGGCACCTCTGCCAcctgtgctgttgctgctgggaCAGGGCAGTGCTGTGCATCCTGAAGGCCACCAGCTCACACCCGTGTCCCTGTTGCTCCCCCAGGAGCTTCTGTGATGTGAGCGATGCTTTGAGTCCTGACCTGTTCGACTGCAGCTACTCCATCCCTGACCCACAGCTGGTCCGGAGGATTGTGTCCCAGGTAGAGTTCTACCTCTCTGATGAGAACCTGGCCAAGGATGCCTTCCTCCTGAAGCACGTCCAGAAGAACAAGATGGGCTTTGTCAGCATCAAGCTGCTCACATCCTTCAAGAAGGTAGGCTGGTTGTGGCAGGAGGCAGCCTCCATGTGGAGGCTGTAGTTGGACCAGAGGACTGTGAGGAAGCACTGGTGGCGTGGAGTACAGGGGAGCTGTGGCTTATTGCTGGGGGCCTTGGGGACCTTCTCCTCTAGCCCACAGGGGTGCTTGGGTGAAGGGGGATGTTGCCCTGCTGTGACTTTGGGGtgagggggctgcagcctgcctggaCTGCCAGGGAATGCAGCGGCCTCCTTTGCCCCCGCAGGTGAAATACCTCACGCGTGACTGGCGGCTCACGCTCTACGCCCTGCAGTTCTcggagctgctggaggtgaaTGAGGAGGGCACCAAAGTGAGGCGGCGGGTCCCCCTCCCCGAGTCCCTGCTGAGCATCCCCCCCAGCAAATTGCTCCTGGCCTGGGACCCGCTGCCTCAGGAGCTGGGCGCGCTGCCGCCGCTCCAGAAGAACTTCATTGAGACCATCACGAGGATGTTCAGCCCCTTTGGCGCCATCGCCTCCATCCGCATCCTGAGGCCAGGCAGGAAGCTGCCCTCGGATGTACGGAAATACACGGTGCGCTTCCCCGAGCTGCTGAGCCGCTGCTGTGCGCTGGTGGAGTATGAGAGCTTGGAGAGCGCCCGCAGGGCCTTTGAGGACCTGAGCCGCCCTGGCTCTGAGAGCATCCGGGTGGTGCGGCTCTCAGGGAAGGGCTCGAAGAAGAAAAGCGGGGCTGagagggaggcggcggcggtggagGAGATGCTGGGATGGAAGGCACAGGCAGCAGCGGCTGACACGTTCCCTTACAGCCTTGGGGACTCCTTGCTATGCAGTTCCCTGGAGTCAGACACGGCCCAGGCCTCGTTGCCTCTCctcctctcgacaccctcctGGCCCGATGGCCACAGTGGCTTCAAGCCTGGCTCCTTTGGCAGCACCTTTGCCAGGTCGCTCCTCACCAGCAAGGTCTTTCCTCCACTAACCACTGAGCTGAGCACTGGTGGCTGCTTTGGCCTTGGCTCCAGCCCCGAGAGCTCCCAGGGCCTCGATTTTGGCTGGGGGAGTGGGGTAGGTGCGTGGGCACCCTGGGGCAGCAGTGCAACCCCTGGCCCCTCTCTGGATGCCAAATCGCCTCCTGGCAATCATCTGGCTGTGAAGCAGGTGTCTGAGTCCCTCGGCCTCCGTGCTGGTGTGCTTCGCCTGCCACATGGGCCTGACGGCACCAAGGGCTTCTACAACAGCATTGGGAGAGGAAAACTTGTCCTCAGGCATTAAGGCTCCTTTACGTtttggtttggggatttttttggttttgttttgccttattGTGTCAAGCAGAATCTCTTTGTGGCCCAGAGAGCCGCGGGCGGTGGCAGTGCAGCTGTTTTGGGGCGAGGATGCTCGGGGCAGAGCAGCGTGCGAGCTGAGGTGCTGAGCACCAGAAGAACCCAGCGCCATGCTCAGGCCAGCAGCCACCACTCCTGCCAGGGCCCAGGCCAGCTCTGGGTGATGCTGCTGGGATCCCATCATGTTGGGTCCCCCCACGTCCCTGGGGCCAGTGACAATGGGGACACTGAGAGCTCCTGCATGAGCATGGCAGGACAGCGCTgcctcctgaaggtgctgttGAATGCATTGGTGTAAAGTTGTGGAGCTCGGATGTGAAATGTTCAATAAAGTGAGATGAAGTTTCCAGGCAATTTCTGGCTGTggcagtgatttatttatttctgatgttttttcctTGATGTCTTTTTCCTTACTTTCCTGGTGTTGTGGCTGCCCAAGGTGCAGCCAGACAAGGGGAGAAGGGTATTGCCTGCCAGCAACTCCATCCCTCGCCATTCTTTGGGTCATTTGGGGtttattttcctgcagcagtgagGACGAGCCAGGCTCTAGAGCTGAGTCTGGTGGGACCCAAGAATGGGAATTAGTTTGAGGTTTATAAGGGCTTTGCATTGACCCTGCCCCTATGAGAGGGGATGCTGGCTGTGCTCAATGTGAAGGCAGTACAGCATTTTTTGTCCCCTGTCCTCATTCCAGGGActcagggcagggctggggatgctACTTCCCATGTGTGGCTGTGTTTGAGAGTCCTGCATGGACCTGTCTGTCCTGGCCTGTCCCACCAAAGAGCCCCCCCAAAGGGACTGGGGGCTACCTGCTACATTTGTCTGCCTAGCTGGTGATGGCTTAATCCTGGGGATGGCTTAGTGGCTCTTGTTTGGGGCTCAGTGTTGATTTTGTACCTCTGTCATTTCCTGGTGCCTCTGCATTTCCTCCACCCCCGCAGGCATGGAGTCCCATACAGTTCTGAATAATTAACttttaatagggaaaaaaaaaaagaagacaaaagctAACCTACTACATTCTTATCCCCTTCATCTCTCTCCCCGTCCCTCCCACCCCTACAATGGGTTTAGTGctgccctcccaccccagcGCTGGTTGTGGAGGCTTTGCGCTTGCTGCCTTTTTTTGGCAATGATGTGTTACGCCGCTTTTTCCCTCGCTTTTCCAGCGTGGTGTTGGGATGAAACACGTTGTCCTGTGGTGACGGCAGCACTGGCAGGTCCGACTGCGGATCCTCTGGGTTCAGCCTGATCTCCTCAAGGTGCTCCATGCTCAGGATGGTATTGGAGGCCTCGGGGATGCTGTAGTCAGAGGACAGCATCTCCTCGGGCAGCAAGAGTGAGCTGATGTCGTAGCAGGGGTTGGAGCTGTTGGTGACACTGGGGTCCTCGGGTATGGGGACACTGCTGGGACTGTCCTGGCTCCCCGCCCCTGCCCCCAGGGAACAGTCAAAGAGCCTCAtggcctcctccagcagcacctcctCAGGCAGCGACATGTCTGGGCTCTCTGGGGCATCCCCCATTGCTTGGGTATGAGGAATGACAGAGTTGCCCAGGGCTGCGTCACCACCAGCAGGGTTGCCACCATtcagggggatgctgctgccctCAGGGACATTGCTGCCCAGGGGGAtgcccccacccatgggtgcccctgTGGGGACAGCTGTGCTGGGCAGATTTATCTGCCGAAGCTGCCCCTCCAGGTGctggaagctggggagggatggtggcagcaccgggggggcaggggctgccacTCTCCCCTGAGGGTCATAGGGCACGAAGAGCCGcagggggggcaccggggctgggggggccccgcAGCTCTGGGGACCCCGTGGGGCAGCGGCGGGCTGCGAAGCGGAGCTGACGGGCGTGACGGTGGCTGGTGAGGGGAGGTTGGTGGTGGTCCACTCTATGCGGAAGACGCGGGGGTCGAAGAAGCAGCCGCACGGAGCCATCTGGAGACCTGCGGGGTCGGGTGGGAGCTGTaggagcttgggggggggggtgctcctTGGACAccccctctgctccctccccaggctgccccaggctcGCTGAGCCCATACGCTGtcaggggacagggggacaccaAACCTGGGCGGGGGGCCCGGGGCATGCCGGGTGCCACCACAGCTGGGGGTGCCTGGAAAGGGTGCTCCAGCCTGGGGTTAGGCAAgcctggaagagagagagagagacaaggAA is from Anser cygnoides isolate HZ-2024a breed goose chromosome 27, Taihu_goose_T2T_genome, whole genome shotgun sequence and encodes:
- the PRR22 gene encoding proline-rich protein 22 — its product is MEPPAPRQPPRGHQRPQAPWPLQPFVLMENFYPAGLPNPRLEHPFQAPPAVVAPGMPRAPRPGLQMAPCGCFFDPRVFRIEWTTTNLPSPATVTPVSSASQPAAAPRGPQSCGAPPAPVPPLRLFVPYDPQGRVAAPAPPVLPPSLPSFQHLEGQLRQINLPSTAVPTGAPMGGGIPLGSNVPEGSSIPLNGGNPAGGDAALGNSVIPHTQAMGDAPESPDMSLPEEVLLEEAMRLFDCSLGAGAGSQDSPSSVPIPEDPSVTNSSNPCYDISSLLLPEEMLSSDYSIPEASNTILSMEHLEEIRLNPEDPQSDLPVLPSPQDNVFHPNTTLEKRGKKRRNTSLPKKGSKRKASTTSAGVGGQH
- the LOC106048416 gene encoding la-related protein 6-like; translation: MSSHSSVVALGLGSQPGCSTTLPAQRNSFPGLHLRPPRSRSLTLLGQDDFFESFSGSFCDVSDALSPDLFDCSYSIPDPQLVRRIVSQVEFYLSDENLAKDAFLLKHVQKNKMGFVSIKLLTSFKKVKYLTRDWRLTLYALQFSELLEVNEEGTKVRRRVPLPESLLSIPPSKLLLAWDPLPQELGALPPLQKNFIETITRMFSPFGAIASIRILRPGRKLPSDVRKYTVRFPELLSRCCALVEYESLESARRAFEDLSRPGSESIRVVRLSGKGSKKKSGAEREAAAVEEMLGWKAQAAAADTFPYSLGDSLLCSSLESDTAQASLPLLLSTPSWPDGHSGFKPGSFGSTFARSLLTSKVFPPLTTELSTGGCFGLGSSPESSQGLDFGWGSGVGAWAPWGSSATPGPSLDAKSPPGNHLAVKQVSESLGLRAGVLRLPHGPDGTKGFYNSIGRGKLVLRH